The Vanessa atalanta chromosome 24, ilVanAtal1.2, whole genome shotgun sequence genome has a segment encoding these proteins:
- the LOC125073383 gene encoding ubiquitin-conjugating enzyme E2 C yields MKYPIKFELFKINRKSSSPNRHRVISYFDFWNIMAQNINPHYASSSNPAKQNEDTIKLKDNHAVSKRLQKELMELMRCADKGISAFPESENLFKWIGTINGPLETVYAGHKYKLSLEFPNSYPYAPPVVKFLTPCFHPNVDGCGSICLDILKDKWTALYDVRTVLLSIQSLLAEPNTQSPLNQQASYLWNNQPAYKKYLDEFYNKHRDS; encoded by the exons ATGAAATATCCAATAAAATTTgagctttttaaaattaacaggaAGTCGTCGTCTCCTAACAGACACCGAGTGATATCTTATTTCGATTTTTGGAATATTATGGCTCAAAACATTAACCCTCATTACGCGTCTTCGTCAAATCCCGCCAAACAGAATGAGGACACCataaaattaaaggataatCACGCTGTGAGCAAACG ATTGCAGAAGGAGCTTATGGAGTTGATGCGATGTGCAGACAAAGGAATATCAGCGTTTCCAGAAAgtgaaaatctttttaaatggATCGGTACGATCAACGGTCCGCTGGAGACTGTTTACGCGGGCCACAAGTACAAACTGTCCCTGGAATTTCCAAATTCATATCCTTATGCACCACCTGTAGTAAAATTCTTGACACCTTGCTTTCACCCCAACGTAGACGGGTGTGGATCAATATGTTTGGATATATTAAAAGACAAATGGACGGCTCTTTATGACGTCCGTACAGTTTTATTATCGATACAGAGCTTGTTAGCCGAGCCCAACACACAGAGCCCCTTAAATCAACAAGCATCGTATCTATGGAACAACCAGCCCgcctataagaaatatttagatGAATTTTACAATAAGCATAGAGACTCATAG
- the LOC125073564 gene encoding syntaxin-16: protein MVSRSLTEVFVLMRNNAIHSKHIFSEQANDTERVRLMRSNSHEMEAGLELKSDSNAPPPWSDSLEEAHYIVTRLRTKLSELQSRHERQIRRPALDDSGEQQQIDRLSAEIGRLFTQAHARITTIKSQIRHGNNSEQKLASNVVLALVTILQDLSITFRTSQSNYLKSLTSREERSNAYFDLPNFEELSLQDNDLLPGLTNNQTDLLFSLPSTSGSQNYDEENLDGMFQKQAMSQKQLLLMQEENSKMIEERDEEVNKIVKSIVDLNDIFKDLATMVHEQGTVLDRIDYNIEQTQVQVHEGFKQLQKAERYQRKNRKMHCIFILGISVFVMVILLIIVKS, encoded by the exons atggtGTCACGAAGCTTAACAGAAGTTTTCGTGTTAATGCGAAATAATGCTATACACAGCAAGCATATATTTTCAGAACAG gcAAATGACACTGAGAGAGTAAGACTGATGAGATCAAATTCTCATGAAATGGAAGCAGGCTTGGAGCTTAAATCTGACTCCAATGCCCCACCACCTTGGAGTGACTCGTTAGAGGAGGCGCATTACATAGTTACGAG GTTAAGGACTAAGTTGTCAGAACTTCAGTCCCGTCACGAGCGACAGATCCGAAGGCCAGCTCTGGACGACAGCGGCGAACAGCAGCAAATTGACCGACTATCGGCAGAAATTGGCCGACTTTTCACTCAAGCTCACGCGCGAATTACAACTATCAAATCTCAGATACGACatg GCAACAACAGCGAACAGAAACTAGCGAGTAACGTAGTTCTAGCATTAGTCACAATTCTTCAGGATCTGAGCATAACTTTCCGCACGTCGCAGTCGAACTACCTGAAATCCTTAACTTCCAGAGAAGAAAGATCGAACGCGTACTTCGACCTCCCAAACTTTGAAGAACTCAGCTTACAGGACAACGACCTTCTGCCAGGACTGACCAACAATCAGACAGACCTGTTATTCTCGCTACCGAGTACATCCGGTTCACAGAACTACGACGAGGAAAATTTAGATGGAATGTTCCAGAAGCAAGCGATGAGTCAAAAACAGCTCTTACTGATGCAGGAGGAGAACAGCAAGATGATTGAGGAGAGAGATGAGGAAGTTAACAAGATTGTCAAGTCCATCGTGGATTTGAACGATATCTTTAAAGATTTGGCGACTATGGTCCACGAACAGGGTACAGTTTTAGACAGGATAGATTACAACATTGAACAAACCCAGGTGCAAGTTCACGAAGGGTTCAAGCAGCTGCAGAAAGCTGAAAGGTATCAAAGAAAAAATAGGAAAATGCACTGTATATTTATACTAGGGATAAGCGTTTTTGTGATGGTAATTTTACTGATTATAGTAAAAAGTTAG
- the LOC125073379 gene encoding replication stress response regulator SDE2: protein MASTIYFENHMLSNIQSTDVSDLKSIISSQYGVHSDDLFVVINGKKAIDESSLLNSNNVVRIFTRLVGGKGGFGSMLRAIGAQIEKTTNREACRDLSGRRLRDINEEKRLRKWLEGQDEREREAVERKQKKLERLIAEPKIKVNLNPEYEKEREELPERVSAAVDAGWQAAGSSKEGTKRKIEDNQSKNKKKPKLWIDAELSDCSSLSEDEEEELKINTAQTVSTDSGNESDRVSECSKA, encoded by the coding sequence ATGGCTTCTACAATTTACTTTGAAAATCATATGTTGTCGAATATTCAGTCCACGGACGTATCAGATTTGAAGAGCATTATTTCATCACAATATGGTGTTCATTCCGACGATTTATTCGTTGTTATCAATGGTAAGAAAGCCATAGATGAATCGAGTTTGCTGAATAGTAATAATGTCGTCAGAATTTTCACGAGACTCGTTGGTGGCAAAGGCGGATTCGGATCTATGTTGCGAGCCATTGGCGCTCAGATCGAGAAAACCACAAATCGGGAAGCGTGTCGAGATCTTTCCGGGAGACGGTTACGTGATATCAACGAAGAGAAAAGATTAAGAAAATGGTTGGAGGGACAAGACGAGCGCGAGCGGGAGGCTGTTGAAAGGAAACAGAAAAAGTTGGAGAGGTTAATTGCTGAACCAAAGATTAAAGTAAACTTAAACCCAGAGTATGAAAAAGAGCGTGAAGAATTACCTGAACGTGTAAGTGCAGCCGTGGATGCTGGCTGGCAAGCAGCAGGGTCATCAAAGGAAGGTACGAAGAGGAAAATAGAAGATAAccagagtaaaaataaaaagaagccCAAGTTGTGGATAGATGCTGAATTATCGGACTGTTCGTCTTTAAGCGAAGATGAAGAGGAAGAACTCAAGATAAACACCGCACAAACTGTTTCGACGGACAGTGGAAATGAATCTGACAGAGTATCGGAGTGTAGTAAAGCCTAG